In a genomic window of Pararge aegeria chromosome 7, ilParAegt1.1, whole genome shotgun sequence:
- the LOC120625020 gene encoding uncharacterized protein LOC120625020, giving the protein MSAWNGATNAGCVFALNSQADPLRRGSSPTLTIEGVRLKSTTLAKWGLVGSTRVRELSDMQHSMPAPAACERVRGGERLGACGAWACAADDDLPLDPRLWSRHEVGEWAARRGARPERFPMNGKALCLMSGAMFAAREPSLGPRLHQDFRRRLAKALALQELLERLLTQ; this is encoded by the exons ATGAGTGCGTGGAATGGTGCCACGAATGCTGGCTGCGTATTcgcgctgaacagccaggctgatcctCTGC gtcGCGGGTCCTCTCCTACGTTGACAATAGAAGGGGTCAGGctgaagtccaccacgctggccaagtggggattggtgggctccactcGCGTTAGAGAGCtttcagatatgcag CACAGCATGCCAGCGCCCGCAGCCTGCGAACGCGTGCGCGGTGGCGAGCGGTTGGGAGCGTGCGGTGCATGGGCTTGCGCGGCCGACGACGACCTTCCACTCG ATCCGCGCCTGTGGAGCCGGCACGAGGTGGGCGAGTGGGCAGCGAGACGCGGCGCTCGCCCCGAACGCTTCCCCATGAACGGCAAGGCGCTCTGCCTCATGAGCGGCGCCATGTTCGCGGCGCGAGAACCCAGCCTCGGCCCGCGGCTTCACCAG GACTTCCGGCGGCGTCTAGCAAAGGCGCTGGCACTGCAGGAGCTGCTAGAGAGGTTGCTGACGCAGTGA